In the Oncorhynchus nerka isolate Pitt River linkage group LG2, Oner_Uvic_2.0, whole genome shotgun sequence genome, one interval contains:
- the pdcd2l gene encoding programmed cell death protein 2-like: MAAVDEAVLIGLCDGEIDSKRYPMSYLTNKIGDQPDKLPVISWQRPRCGLCSAVMAHVVQVYCPLAASPYHRTLNVFACPGPQCSGQPESWRVLRSQCLESEVRTNHVVQPSGHAPVKEVPMTTTYWCDGTDDWGEEEDKQEGGDGWDKAQNQAHMGGEDPEILLLTGTSFELDVSGKLQGLSLEGGEKVVEEEGEVTGNIPTYRPFYISVVDETDLGGQSDLEHAETLLREYEQREGVGMIGSTEGGGGEERYEKDNPRHGDAVFSRFMKRISVCPEQVLRYSWHGSPLFLSDPPSDLPWIKPGCCHCGGIRVFELQLMPALVSLLQRTDTGSRPAVEMGDVEMNMGLEFGTVMVFTCRNSCWSSGSTSPVEEFIYLQADPDQKLYK; the protein is encoded by the coding sequence atgGCTGCAGTTGACGAGGCAGTTCTCATCGGACTGTGTGATGGGGAAATCGATTCAAAGCGATATCCGATGTCTTACTTGACGAACAAAATTGGCGACCAACCGGACAAGCTTCCAGTGATATCATGGCAACGTCCACGCTGTGGTCTATGCAGCGCGGTCATGGCCCATGTGGTGCAGGTATACTGCCCCCTAGCGGCGTCTCCCTACCACCGCACCCTGAATGTGTTCGCCTGCCCCGGGCCACAGTGCAGCGGACAACCGGAGAGCTGGAGGGTTCTGCGTTCTCAGTGTCTGGAATCAGAGGTCAGAACCAACCATGTGGTCCAACCTTCAGGCCACGCTCCAGTTAAAGAGGTTCCCATGACAACCACATACTGGTGTGATGGGACTGATGACTGGGGCGAGGAAGAGGACAAGCAGGAGGGGGGAGATGGATGGGACAAGGCCCAGAACCAGGCTCATATGGGGGGAGAGGATCCTGAGATCCTCTTACTCACCGGGACCTCCTTTGAGCTGGATGTGAGCGGCAAGCTTCAGGGACTCAGTCTGGAAGGAGGAGaaaaggtggtggaggaggaaggggaggtaaCGGGTAACATCCCTACCTACAGACCTTTCTACATCAGTGTGGTGGATGAGACGGACCTGGGTGGTCAGTCAGACCTGGAGCACGCTGAGACTCTGCTGCGGGAGTacgagcagagagagggagtagggatgATCGGGAGCactgaggggggaggaggggaggagaggtacgAGAAGGACAACCCCAGACATGGAGACGCAGTGTTCTCCCGCTTCATGAAGAGGATCTCTGTGTGTCCGGAGCAGGTGTTGCGGTACAGCTGGCACGGGTCTCCTCTCTTCTTGTCTGACCCCCCCTCGGACCTGCCTTGGATTAAACCTGGCTGCTGTCACTGTGGAGGAATCAGGGTGTTTGAGTTACAACTGATGCCTGCTCTGGTCAGCCTGCTGCAGAGAACAGACACTGGGTCAAGGCCGGCGGTAGAGATGGGGGATGTAGAGATGAATATGGGGCTGGAGTTTGGTACTGTGATGGTGTTTACTTGTAGAAACAGCTGTTGGTCGTCAGGCTCAACCTCACCTGTGGAAGAGTTCATCTATCTACAGGCAGATCCAGACCAGAAACTCTACAAATAA